CGACTCGTGGGAGAACATGAAGTGCAGGCCGTAGCGGAGGTTCTTCTCGCTGACGTTACCGGTCACGTGGGCGCCGCGGGCGAACTCGAGGTAGATGCCGTCGCGGTGGCCGCTTACATAGTTGTTCTCGATCGTCAGATAGGTGGCGTTCCAGCCCTGGATGGCGTTGCCCGTGTACGCCTCGAGCTCGCCGTGGCCGATCACGCTGTTTCCACGCACCGTGCAGCCGATGGACTTGGCGAAGTAGATGCCGAAGAAGGCGTCCTCCACCCGGTTGTCCTCGATCAGGCAGCGCTCCACCTCCTCGACACGAAGCGCCGCCACGTCGGTCACGTGCGAGCGACCTGAGTCGCGCAGCACCAGGCCGCGCACGACGACGTCGTCGGCGTCGACGGTGAGGATGGCGTGCGTCAGCTCGCCGTCCAGCACCGGCCAGTCCTCGCCAACGAGGGTGATGCTCTTGGTGATGGCAAGCGGGCCCTCGCGGTAGGTGCCCGCCTTGACGACGACCGTGTCGCCGTCGTCGGCGGCCGCCAGGGCGCCCGCCACGGTCGGGTAGGCGCAACTCGCGCACACCTCGAGCGTCCGCGCCTGCGCCTGACCCAGCGCCAGCGCCACGAGGACCGCGCCCAGGAGCGCCGGCGGCAGGCCGGCGGCCCTGCGCGCCCGCGAGCGCCGGACCCGGGTCGTCAAGGGTGGGCGCCCTCGACCGCGGGCGCCTCGTCCATGCCGGCCGGCGCCATGTGACCGTGGCCGCTGCCCGCCAGCCGCTCCAGGAAGCCGGCTTCCATCAGGATGGCGGGCAGGTCCGCGTAGCGCCGCTCGATGCCGTTGGCGTCGGCGCGCACGTTCTCGAGGTCGCCAAGGGTCTTGTACGCCGACAGGTTGAGGCCCATGGGGCTGCGGACCTTCACGCTCTGCAGGTAGCGCGCCTCCTCTGCCTTGAGCCAGGTGCCGGGCCTGAGGTAGTCGGTCACCCAGGTGGAGTGGACCTGATCCTTGGCCACGTGGCCCTCCATGAGGAACGCCACCATGCATTCGACCGAGTCGAACTTGTAGACCTTGCCGGTCGTGGTCACCACCTGCGAGGTGAAGCGGGCGTCGGACACGACCATGTTGCAGGCGGCGCACATGTCCTGGCCGAGGACGACGGCGGCGGGTTTGGGCGCCGAGCAGCCGGCGAGGAGCAGCGCCCCGGCCACCGCGGCCGCCGCGACGGCGCGCCGCGCCTTGATGCGGTCGCGCCACCACATGACGGCCAACAGGGCGACGGCGGCGACGAGCCCGCCCGCCAACGCCACGCCGCCCCAACCCGGCCAGGCGGTGATGTAGAAGTTCATGAAGATGCTGGTGCCCAGCATGGGCGGGGTGTAGCCCTCCATGGTGATGGCGGCCTTCGGGTCGACGGTGTGACCGAACTTGTAGAGCCAGCGCGCGAAGTCGGCGAGGGCGAGCACGGCGAAGAGAGCGTAGTAGGCCACCCACGCCTGGAAGACGCGCTTGCGGCCCACGATGGCGGCGGCCAGGCCGAACGCCGTGACCAACGAGATCAGGATGGGTAGGGCCTTGAGCTCCCAGAAGTCGGCCGCGTCGAGGGTCATGAAGCCGACGTAGTGGTTGAGGCCGTTGATGAGGTCGACCCGGCCGGTGAGGGCGTTGGCCCAGATCTGCATGGGCAAGCCCTCGGGGTACTGTGGCGCCTCGAAGTAGTAGTGCCACAGGGGCGACACGAACGTGAAGATCGGGACGAGGGCGATC
The Trueperaceae bacterium DNA segment above includes these coding regions:
- a CDS encoding nitrous oxide reductase family maturation protein NosD, which translates into the protein MTTRVRRSRARRAAGLPPALLGAVLVALALGQAQARTLEVCASCAYPTVAGALAAADDGDTVVVKAGTYREGPLAITKSITLVGEDWPVLDGELTHAILTVDADDVVVRGLVLRDSGRSHVTDVAALRVEEVERCLIEDNRVEDAFFGIYFAKSIGCTVRGNSVIGHGELEAYTGNAIQGWNATYLTIENNYVSGHRDGIYLEFARGAHVTGNVSEKNLRYGLHFMFSHESRFEDNTFRENGAGVAVMYSKKIDMSGNRFLENWGAAAYGLLLKEIDDSVVTGNLFERNSAAVYIDGSNRTDLTRNDFVRNGYALRVLSNSMGMRVMYNNFIGNTFDVITNANRSYNSFLENYWDAYEGYDLNRDGVGDVPFRPVRLFSMTVQSFPQSMILLRSPLSQVMDYAERLLPIITPKAIEDDRPLMGRLRWSPSTP
- a CDS encoding nitrous oxide reductase accessory protein NosL — protein: MRSRRRQLSWPVSVLIALIALVPIFTFVSPLWHYYFEAPQYPEGLPMQIWANALTGRVDLINGLNHYVGFMTLDAADFWELKALPILISLVTAFGLAAAIVGRKRVFQAWVAYYALFAVLALADFARWLYKFGHTVDPKAAITMEGYTPPMLGTSIFMNFYITAWPGWGGVALAGGLVAAVALLAVMWWRDRIKARRAVAAAAVAGALLLAGCSAPKPAAVVLGQDMCAACNMVVSDARFTSQVVTTTGKVYKFDSVECMVAFLMEGHVAKDQVHSTWVTDYLRPGTWLKAEEARYLQSVKVRSPMGLNLSAYKTLGDLENVRADANGIERRYADLPAILMEAGFLERLAGSGHGHMAPAGMDEAPAVEGAHP